A DNA window from Streptomyces sp. 71268 contains the following coding sequences:
- the glyA gene encoding serine hydroxymethyltransferase — protein sequence MSTFNSSLHEFDPDVAAAVDAELHRQQSTLEMIASENFAPVAVLEAQGTVLTNKYAEGYPGRRYYGGCEHVDVIERIAIDRIKALFGAEAANVQPHSGAQANAAAMFALLKPGDTIMGLNLAHGGHLTHGMKINFSGKLYNVVAYHVDEQTGQVDMDEIQRLAKEHRPKLIVAGWSAYPRQLDFAAFRRVADEVGAYLMVDMAHFAGLVAAGLHPSPVPHAHVVTTTTHKTLGGPRGGVILSTAELAKKINSAVFPGQQGGPLEHVIAAKAVAFKMAASEEFKERQQRTLEGSRILAERLTQADVAEAGVAVLSGGTDVHLVLVDLRNSELDGQQAEDRLHEVGITVNRNAIPNDPRPPMVTSGLRIGTPALATRGFTTEDFREVADVIAQALKPVYDAEALRGRVSALAAKHPLYSTL from the coding sequence ATGTCGACTTTCAACAGTTCCCTCCACGAGTTCGACCCGGACGTCGCCGCCGCCGTCGACGCCGAGCTCCACCGCCAGCAGTCCACCCTGGAGATGATCGCGTCGGAGAACTTCGCTCCGGTCGCCGTCCTGGAGGCCCAGGGCACGGTCCTCACCAACAAGTACGCCGAGGGCTACCCGGGCCGCCGCTACTACGGCGGCTGCGAGCACGTGGACGTCATCGAGCGGATCGCCATCGACCGCATCAAGGCGCTGTTCGGCGCCGAGGCGGCCAACGTGCAGCCGCACTCGGGCGCGCAGGCGAACGCCGCCGCGATGTTCGCGCTGCTCAAGCCCGGCGACACGATCATGGGCCTGAACCTCGCGCACGGTGGGCACCTGACCCACGGCATGAAGATCAACTTCTCCGGCAAGCTCTACAACGTGGTCGCCTACCACGTGGACGAGCAGACCGGTCAGGTCGACATGGACGAGATCCAGCGGCTGGCCAAGGAGCACCGTCCGAAGCTGATCGTGGCCGGCTGGTCCGCGTACCCGCGCCAGCTCGACTTCGCGGCCTTCCGCCGGGTGGCCGACGAGGTCGGCGCGTACCTGATGGTGGACATGGCGCACTTCGCCGGCCTGGTCGCCGCGGGTCTGCACCCCTCGCCGGTGCCGCACGCGCACGTGGTGACCACCACCACGCACAAGACGCTCGGCGGCCCGCGCGGCGGCGTGATCCTGTCCACGGCCGAACTCGCCAAGAAGATCAACTCGGCGGTCTTCCCCGGTCAGCAGGGTGGCCCGCTGGAGCACGTGATCGCGGCCAAGGCCGTCGCCTTCAAGATGGCGGCCTCGGAGGAGTTCAAGGAGCGCCAGCAGCGCACCCTTGAGGGCTCGCGCATCCTGGCCGAGCGGCTGACCCAGGCCGACGTGGCCGAGGCGGGCGTGGCCGTGCTGTCCGGCGGCACGGACGTGCACCTGGTCCTGGTGGACCTGCGCAACTCCGAGCTGGACGGCCAGCAGGCGGAGGACCGGCTGCACGAGGTCGGCATCACCGTCAACCGCAACGCCATCCCGAACGACCCGCGCCCCCCGATGGTCACCTCGGGCCTGCGGATCGGCACCCCGGCGCTGGCCACCCGTGGCTTCACGACCGAGGACTTCCGCGAGGTCGCCGACGTCATCGCGCAGGCGCTTAAGCCGGTCTACGACGCCGAGGCGCTGCGCGGTCGGGTGAGCGCGCTGGCCGCGAAGCACCCGCTGTACTCCACGCTGTAA
- a CDS encoding L-serine ammonia-lyase has protein sequence MAISVFDLFSIGIGPSSSHTVGPMRAARMFVRRLKNEGLLAHTTAVRAELFGSLGATGHGHGTPKAVLLGLEGYSPKTVDVERADDEVQRIRQTKRLRLLGAEIGTDHEIDFDEPNELILHRRRSLPYHANGMTLFAYDAEGVPLLEKTYYSVGGGFVVDEDAVGEDRIKLDDTVLTHPFRTGDELLRLSRETGLSISGLMLENEKAWRTEEEIREGLLEIWRVMQACVTRGMSREGILPGGLKVRRRAATAARALRAEGDPAAHAMEWVTLYAMAVNEENAAGGRVVTAPTNGAAGIIPAVLHYYVNFVAKGSTQSEQEDGIVRFLLAAGAIGMLFKENASISGAEVGCQGEVGSACSMAAGGLAEVLGGSTEQVENAAEIGMEHNLGLTCDPVGGLVQIPCIERNGMASVKAVTAARMALRGDGRHHVSLDKVIKTMKETGADMKVKYKETARGGLAVNVIEC, from the coding sequence GTGGCCATCTCCGTATTCGATCTCTTCTCCATCGGCATCGGTCCCTCCAGCTCCCACACCGTCGGCCCGATGCGCGCCGCCCGCATGTTCGTGCGCCGGCTGAAGAACGAGGGCCTGCTGGCCCACACCACCGCCGTACGGGCCGAACTGTTCGGCTCGCTGGGCGCCACCGGACACGGCCACGGCACGCCCAAGGCGGTGCTGCTCGGGCTTGAGGGCTACTCGCCGAAGACCGTGGACGTGGAGCGCGCCGACGACGAGGTCCAGCGCATCCGCCAGACCAAGCGGCTGCGGCTGCTCGGCGCGGAGATCGGCACCGACCACGAGATCGACTTCGACGAGCCGAACGAACTGATCCTGCACCGCCGCCGCTCGCTGCCCTACCACGCCAACGGCATGACGCTCTTCGCGTACGACGCGGAGGGGGTGCCGCTCCTGGAGAAGACGTACTACTCGGTCGGCGGCGGCTTCGTCGTGGACGAGGACGCGGTCGGCGAGGACCGGATCAAGCTGGACGACACGGTGCTCACGCACCCCTTCCGGACCGGCGACGAGTTGCTGCGGCTGTCCCGGGAGACGGGCCTGTCCATCTCGGGGCTGATGCTGGAGAACGAGAAGGCGTGGCGCACCGAGGAGGAGATCCGCGAGGGCCTGCTGGAGATCTGGCGGGTGATGCAGGCGTGCGTGACGCGCGGCATGTCCCGCGAGGGCATCCTGCCCGGCGGCCTCAAGGTCCGCCGCCGGGCCGCGACGGCCGCCCGCGCGCTGCGCGCCGAGGGTGACCCGGCCGCGCACGCGATGGAGTGGGTCACGCTGTACGCGATGGCGGTCAACGAGGAGAACGCGGCCGGTGGCCGCGTGGTGACCGCCCCGACCAACGGCGCGGCCGGCATCATCCCCGCCGTCCTGCACTACTACGTCAACTTCGTGGCGAAGGGTTCGACGCAGAGCGAGCAGGAGGACGGCATCGTCCGCTTCCTGCTGGCGGCCGGCGCGATCGGCATGCTGTTCAAGGAGAACGCGTCCATCTCCGGCGCCGAGGTCGGCTGCCAGGGCGAGGTGGGCTCGGCCTGCTCGATGGCGGCCGGCGGCCTGGCCGAGGTGCTCGGCGGCTCCACGGAGCAGGTGGAGAACGCGGCCGAGATCGGCATGGAGCACAACCTCGGCCTGACCTGCGACCCGGTCGGCGGCCTGGTGCAGATCCCGTGCATCGAGCGCAACGGCATGGCCTCGGTCAAGGCCGTCACCGCCGCCCGCATGGCGCTGCGTGGCGACGGCCGCCACCACGTCTCGCTCGACAAGGTCATCAAGACCATGAAGGAGACGGGCGCGGACATGAAGGTCAAGTACAAGGAGACGGCGCGGGGCGGGCTGGCGGTGAACGTCATCGAGTGCTGA